GGAATTCCGTCATCTTTGGCGAATCTTTCTTCGTTGGATTTTCTGGAGCTTTCACGTAATCAATTGGAGGGAAATTTACCCAATGATTTGAGCAGATTATCCAACTTGAAAGTGCTTGTTTTCAGCAGGAATAACCTGTCTGGAACTATTCCTTCTTCGATTTACAATCTTTCATCTTTGACCTATATTGACATGGGTTCAAATCAATTATCAGGGGAGATTGCACCTGAGATAGGCTTTTTGTTTCCAAAACTTGAGATACTTTATATTGGAGGTAATCAATTCACTGGGAAAATTCCAAGATCGTTGGCGAATATCTCGAGCTTGGATCAGCTTGATATAAACTCAAATGGTTTCTGTGGACCGGTTCCTGAGAATCTGGGAAAGCTTCAGAATCTTACACTCTTGGCCATTGATTATAATCATCTTGGAAGTGGGAAAGATGGGGATTTGGATTTCGTTTCTTCTTTAACAAACTGCAGTGGATTGAAGCTTTTGGCAATCCATAATAATAGATTGGGTGGGGTTTTACCAGATTCTGTGGCGAATTTATCGACCCAGATTGAAATTCTTTTTATGGGAGAGAATCGGATTTCTGGAAACATTCAAGGAATTGGGAATCTTTTTAAACTCACTCAGCTTGATTTAGGGGGCAACTTATTAACCGGAAAGATTCCTAGTTCCATAGGAAAGCTTCAAAACCTTGTAACATTTAACCTCTCTATGAATCACTTATCTGGTCCAATCCCGTCTTCCATTGGCAATCTTTCTCAACTGTCTCTTCTTGATTTGAATGGTAACAATTTAGAGGGAAGAGTTCCATTGACACTCAAGAATTGCAAAGACATGTCTAAGCTTTATCTTTCAGGAAATGAACTCCATGGTGATCTATCAAATCAGCTGATCGGTTCTTTTGAAAAGTTGATTACTTTGAATTTGTCCCACAACTCTTTCACTGGTGTATTTCCATCTGATATCGTCAACTCCAAGGATCTTGTGGAATTATACGTTAATAACAACAATTTCATTGGCAGAATTCCTAGCCAAATTGGTGAGATTTCTGGATTGAGATTCCTACACATGCAGTGAAACCACTTTGATGGCAACATCCCTCTATCTTTTGGCTTGTTGAAAGCAATTGAAAGCTTGGATCTCTCTGCAAACAATTTGTCAAACACAATACCAAGTGAACTGCAAAAGCTTCCATTTTTGCTGAGTTTAAACCTCTCTTTCAACCAACTAGAGGGTGAAGTTCCACGGGAAGGGGTTTTCAAAAATACCAGTCAGTTCTCAATTATTGGGAACCAAAATCTTTGTGGGGGAATCCCTGAAATACAGCTTCCAAGATGCTCTGTAAATCAAGAAGCGAAGAACAAAGGAAGTGCTTTGTCAACCCAAGCCCTTCTTATTATGATCCTTAGCATCTTGATTGTCTCGATTTTGGTTGCTCTTATTGTTGTCATTTGCTGGAGAAAACGCTCAAGAAGGGAACCAATCAATCGCCCTGCGACGCCATTGTTGTCTGTTGGCTGCTCGCGAGTCTCTTATCAGGAACTTCTTGAAGCCACCAATGGTTTCTCAGCGTCCAACTTACTCGGTGAAGGCGCTTTTGGCACTGTTTATAAAGGAATCCTCCATCAACACAAAAACCCCATTGTTGTCAGAGTATTGAACCTTCAAAACGTTGAGGCCATCAAGAGTTTCGAAGTGGAATGCGAAGCTTTGAGGAAAATCCGACATCGGAATCTTGTCAAGGTGATAACTTCTTGCTCAAGCATTGACTTCAAAGGCAATGATTTAAGGCTATAGTTTTGGAATTCATGGCTAATGGAAGCTTAGATAAGTGGCTGAAATGTGACTCTTCACGCCATTTGAACTTCGGCCAGACGTTGGACGTTGCTATAGATGTGGGGAATGCGTTGGATCACCTTCATCACCAATGTGAATCAATGATCATTCATCGTGATTTAAAACCGGCTAATGTCCTGCTCAATAATGACATGGTTGCACATGTTAGTGATTTCGGACTAGCAATGATCCTTTCCGATACCACGAGCAAATTGGGTTTTGTGCAAGCAACTTCCTCACTCATCAAGGGAACGATTGGTTATATCGCCCCAGGTAACATTCAATATCTACATATACTATTTTTGTAGAGGGAAGTCgcttctttcaaaaaaaaaaaaaaatctgaagtGTCATTTATCAAACAATGAATAAACCAAAGAGTCTAGTTTACAGAGTTGGGATCCGCCTTAATTGGTTGACCTACAAGACTCATGGAAAAAGTATTAGTATAGGGtgtataataattataaagcTCACCTGGACATGTTGGGATTCGAACCACAACCTGCGACATAGGCCACTTACCTACAACCATGATACATAGCTCAAGTGGTACCATGGTTGTGGGTAAGTAGCCTATATGTTCTATATTGGTGGTTTGAGTCCGTGCATACCCAAATAAGCTCCATAATTATTATATGCTGTATACTAACATTTCTCCTTTTGAGTCTTGTAGATTTACCAATCGAAGCACTCCCGAAAATGTTGACccctttataattttattaatcacgTAGGTTCTTTCTTAATGTACTTAAATGTTGCAGAATATGGCATGGGCGGTCCAACATCACCCGAAGGCGATATTTACAGTTATGGAATTCTTCTTTTGGAGATTATTACCGGAAAGATGCCAACGGATGAATTATTTAACAATGGCTCAAGTCTCCAAAATTTCTGTAAGATGGGATTAATGTCATTACAACAGTTGAAGGAAATTGTAGATATTCGATTGCTCAAACAAATTAATGATCCCAACAAGAGTCAGAACATGGAGGTTGATGGCGATGACATTATATGGAAATGTTTCGTTGCTTTCATTAACGTTGGTGTTGCATGCTCGGTTGAAGTTCCGTTTGAGCGAATGAAGATTGAAGATGCCATTAAAGAACTGCAAGCAATTAAGAGACTGTATCAATATCACCATATAgtttgttgacaccattttttggatgaaaaacggggtcgacttgggtttttaaaaaaataaaacgggagtcgccaccaatccttttttatgaggtgtgattggatcacctcgaaaagtggttgtttttaataaacagtttgattttattaaaacaataagtttggtccacgaaattcagaaaaacgggttcgggagtcggttatgcacgaggaaggattagcaccctcgatatgcccaaaattggtacctagttgattaatcaatgttttaatgtcgaaaattggaaaatttaaagaaatttaaaatacgatcctttgtttTGAAATGACTTGTATAAAATAGGTTGCtcatatcaaaaaaaaaaaaaaactcttacgataaaattagaaaaggatattcaattgt
This genomic window from Gossypium raimondii isolate GPD5lz chromosome 10, ASM2569854v1, whole genome shotgun sequence contains:
- the LOC105778668 gene encoding putative receptor-like protein kinase At3g47110; amino-acid sequence: MEKFLLKNQCIINQIKFVVSIAVLTVTFLSTSIQLASAIEGNETDRLALLTLKQHLVGANSPGPLLSWNASLHFCYWYGIRCDRNRQRVIGLQLGTLKVAAAGTITPSIGNLSALRVVNLSDNSLQGTIPREFGYLKQLRLLDLSNNDLHGNIPIELNNCSSMQNINLILNSLTGKIPFGSSDYHMKNLTMLTLAANYLSGGIPSSLANLSSLDFLELSRNQLEGNLPNDLSRLSNLKVLVFSRNNLSGTIPSSIYNLSSLTYIDMGSNQLSGEIAPEIGFLFPKLEILYIGGNQFTGKIPRSLANISSLDQLDINSNGFCGPVPENLGKLQNLTLLAIDYNHLGSGKDGDLDFVSSLTNCSGLKLLAIHNNRLGGVLPDSVANLSTQIEILFMGENRISGNIQGIGNLFKLTQLDLGGNLLTGKIPSSIGKLQNLVTFNLSMNHLSGPIPSSIGNLSQLSLLDLNGNNLEGRVPLTLKNCKDMSKLYLSGNELHGDLSNQLIGSFEKLITLNLSHNSFTGVFPSDIVNSKDLVELYVNNNNFIGRIPSQIGEISGLRFLHMQ
- the LOC128031981 gene encoding receptor kinase-like protein Xa21; the protein is MANGSLDKWLKCDSSRHLNFGQTLDVAIDVGNALDHLHHQCESMIIHRDLKPANVLLNNDMVAHVSDFGLAMILSDTTSKLGFVQATSSLIKGTIGYIAPEYGMGGPTSPEGDIYSYGILLLEIITGKMPTDELFNNGSSLQNFCKMGLMSLQQLKEIVDIRLLKQINDPNKSQNMEVDGDDIIWKCFVAFINVGVACSVEVPFERMKIEDAIKELQAIKRLYQYHHIDPARGRADHRRAGRRSPATAPPSTVAGKLKRRLKQAAVGGLRRWSGAGWVAGGI